The Hyphomicrobium sp. 99 genome contains the following window.
CGCCCTGACGCTGTTGATAACCTACGTGTTCATCATCCAAAAGCACTGGCCGGAATGGTGGCAGTTCTTCCTCGGCTTCTCTTTCGCAGCCGTTGCGAGCCTCGGTTTCTCGATCATGCTGGATCGCGATCGCGCGGCCGGCAACGCTGACCTCGCGCTCGTCAAATTCGGGCGCATCCTCGTGCAGGCCCAGTTGATCGGCATGGTCGCCGGCATCGCCAGCCTCTTCGTCGACGGCAAATTTCCGCGCCCCGAAACATATGCCGACTGGGCCGGCTGCAACATCTTCTTCTTCGGCGCCCTCGCGATTGCTGCGATTAGCCTCGATGCATTAAGGTCGCCCGCTTACGCGTGATTGAAGACCAACCGCCCCATCGGAACATTCGCCCGAGATGACCTTGCGCCCATCGCTTCCCTCGTTGCTGATCACTCTGGCAGCTGCTCTCATCGCTATGTACTTGGCGGCGAGCCATGTGCTGAAAGCCGAAGCGGCGGTTGCCGCGGCGGTCTTCGCATTGGTCATTGTCGTGGCGGCGATACGAACCAACGCCCCGGTGTGGCGGCGACCACCCAGCGCCGCCGGCCCAACGCCGCGTGACGCGCTCTTAGTTACGACCAAGCTCATGATGTTGGCCTATCTTTGGTGCGCGATCGCCTTCTACGCGATCTATCTTGGCACCAACACGCGCTGGCAGCACGGCTGGGAATATGGGACGGGCATGCTGCTTATCTCCGGCGCCTACGGCTATTACCTCTCACGCCTCAGCGATCCGGCTGACCACCTGTCGAGCCCCAACGCAATCGAGCGCATGGTGAGATTTTCAGCGTATCTCGCCTTCCTGATCGGCGCCGGTTTAGTCTGGCTCGTCGGATCGGGAAAGCTCGCGACACTCAAAGGCGATTGGGCGGCAAACCAGCTTTTCCTCGCCGGCGGTTTCGCCGTGATCTGCCTGAGCGCCATTATCGTGAAGACCAACAGCGCACTGACCGAACGTCACGCCGCCAACTGACTCAGCGCTGACAGCGCGGGCAGTAGAACGTCGCGCGCCCCGAGTGAACCAAGCGCCGTATCTCACCGCCGCATCCGGGCGTTTGGCACAGAGACCCAGCGCGATCGTAAACCCCGAACCGCTCTTGAAATGCGCCGCGCTTTCCATCGGCATGCCGGTAATCGCGCAGCGTCGAACCGCCGGCCTCGATGGCACGCCCGAGCACGTCCCGGATCGCAGGCACCAGCTTGACGGCGCGCTCCGTTGGAACACCACGCCGGTCCACGAGGCTCTTCGCTGCCCGGTTCGGCGATAACCCGGCTTGAAACAGCGCCTCCGAAACGTAGATGTTGCCAAGCCCCGCAACCACATGCTGATCCATCAGAAAGGCTTTGAGGTTCACCTTCCGGCTCTTTGCCTTGGACGCGAGATAGTCCGCGGTTAGCTCCTCACCCAGCGGCTCGGCGCCGAGATCGCGAAAGAGCGGATGCTGCGAGCGCTCCGCATGCGCCATCATCACCATGAAGCCGAACCGCCGCGGATCGTTGTAGATCACGCGCGTCCCATCCGAGAGATTGAACACGACATGATCGTGCGTCGGGTCCGGACCGGTCCCATGCGCGTACTGGCCCGGCGTATCGGCCACCCCGTCATGAACGATCGTAAAGCGCCCGGTCATGCCAAGATGCATGACGAGATCTTCGCCGCTCGAAAGGGACGCGACGAGATATTTCGCCCGCCGTTCAAGCCCGATGATCGATTGCCCCTTCACGCGCTCTGCAAACTTCTCAGGGAACGGAAACCGTAAATCCGGACGCCGGGTCTCGAGCGACGCAACCCGCTTGCCGACGAGAACGGGCGCCAAGCCGCGACGAACGGTTTCGACCTCCGGAAGTTCGGGCATGACAGCAATGATACCTGGCGTTGAGGATGAGACGAGCCGACGATAGCGCGCTGGCGCGGGAACGGCTATGCTGCGGATATGGATCAGAATTCCGAAACTGCAAGTCAGCCCGCGGGCCAAAGCGCCGGCCCAAATACGGGCGAGAACACCGCCTCCTTCGGCTTCCGCGCCGTACCCGAGACCG
Protein-coding sequences here:
- the mutM gene encoding bifunctional DNA-formamidopyrimidine glycosylase/DNA-(apurinic or apyrimidinic site) lyase, with translation MPELPEVETVRRGLAPVLVGKRVASLETRRPDLRFPFPEKFAERVKGQSIIGLERRAKYLVASLSSGEDLVMHLGMTGRFTIVHDGVADTPGQYAHGTGPDPTHDHVVFNLSDGTRVIYNDPRRFGFMVMMAHAERSQHPLFRDLGAEPLGEELTADYLASKAKSRKVNLKAFLMDQHVVAGLGNIYVSEALFQAGLSPNRAAKSLVDRRGVPTERAVKLVPAIRDVLGRAIEAGGSTLRDYRHADGKRGAFQERFGVYDRAGSLCQTPGCGGEIRRLVHSGRATFYCPRCQR